The following are from one region of the Paenalkalicoccus suaedae genome:
- a CDS encoding DUF4870 domain-containing protein — protein MHTAQDVSVSQEDKLVAALIYGISFFTAFIGPLVIWILKKDSSDFVDHHGREYLNFFISYTIYGLIASLLALILIGFLILGVLGIAAFVITVVGIVKAIQGDRFRIPFIFRLL, from the coding sequence TTGCATACAGCACAAGATGTATCCGTTTCACAAGAAGATAAACTAGTAGCCGCGTTAATTTATGGAATTAGTTTCTTTACGGCATTTATCGGACCACTTGTCATATGGATCCTTAAGAAAGACAGTTCTGATTTTGTCGATCATCACGGACGTGAATATTTAAATTTCTTTATTAGCTATACAATTTATGGACTTATTGCATCTTTATTAGCACTTATATTAATTGGGTTTTTAATTCTAGGTGTTCTTGGGATCGCAGCTTTTGTTATCACAGTTGTTGGAATCGTGAAGGCGATTCAAGGAGACA